The stretch of DNA AATTTCTCGCCCGGCCTCAGTGTCGATGCTGCCGACTGACCACAGGCGTACCGGCGTCAGGTCACCCGCTAGGGGAGCCAGCTCTCTGGGGCATTCTCGGCTGGTGAGCAGCAGGCAGCTTTGGTGCTCGGTGCTGCCGATGCGTTGAATGAGTTCGCCATAGCCTTCATAGCCATCTCGGTAATGGCCCGCTGTTTCGGCCTGCAAGATCGACTCCAGGTTGTCGAGCACCACCAGGCAGCGATATTCGCGCAGAAAGTGCAGCAGGCGAATGATGCGCTCTCCCAACCGGGTCGGCAGGTTGATTTCGGTCTCTTGCTGGTCAGAGAGAAACTGAATTAACCGCACCAAGATTTCATCTAGGGGTGGGGCTTCTCGCAGGCTGCGCCAGATGACGTAGTCGAAGCGATCGTAGACCTGGTTAGTCAGCTTTGCCGCCAGGGAAGTTTTGCCAATGCCACCCATGCCTAACAAGGTGATCAATCGACACTGGTCACCCTGCACCCAGCGATTGAGGGTAGCCAATTCTGCGGTGCGGCCAAAGAAAAGTGCAGTGTCGGGCTTCTCGCCCCAGTCGATTTTGGTGTTTGAGGGTTGTCTTCTGGCTGTAGATTCAGAGCTAGCTGGCAGAGCAGATGGTTCGGATTGACCGTAGTCGGCGGGTTCTAGCTCCAGGCCGAAAGCTCCGAACAGCGCCCGAATCGAGCGGTCATCCGTGGCAGATGTTTGCTCGCAAATCTTTTTGATGGTCTTTCCGCTGAGCTGGGAGCGTTCCGCAAGTTCCGTTTGGGTGAAGCGAGCACCATATTTTTCCTGGTTTTGGGCAGATGCGATCGCAGCTTCCAGGCGTTGCTTACCGCGATCGGTCAAGACAACGCCACGTTGACGACGGCTCATGGCGGTAGATGGGTAGGTGACGATTCAGTGCGATCGGAAAGTTAAGGGAAAGTTCTTAGGGAATGCATCGATAATACGCCATCTTTTCCAAACCTGCCCAGCCGCTGGAAGCCTTGTCCTATAGGGGTTACCAGAAACGGTATCGGGTGCAGCCAAAATTTCTACCAACTTTCTCCTAACCCACCCAACTTTCCTTAGATATCTCAGGCTTCTTTTGTTTACTGACTTCATACCGAGTTCAGTCAATGCTTCGTCCCTTCACCTTCGGAGGAAAGTCCCTATGACTCTTTCTACCCTCTCCCCATCCTTTGGCCTGACCACCTTTCAAGGTCGAGGTATCGTCGAGCGCACCATTACCCCCTCAACCCCAGGGCGCGTTTACTTTCAGGCCTCCTACTGGCCTGCCCGATTCTTGCAGCCTGATGCGTCTAGCGACCTGCACCCTGGTGCCCCAGTCGAAGTGGTAGACACCGTGACGCTCTGACGCTCTTGGTCAAGCCTCTACCCTAGCGGAGGCAACCCCATGAAACAACAACAGCCCCGCAGGTGGCTTTTGGAACTGACGTTCAAAACTGTGAAATACTTCTTGCTGGCGCTAGCAGGCTGCACAATCGCCTACATCATGGCCTTCATCCTGGAGTATTGGCTCATCACCGAGGTCATCGTAATCGTTGTAGAGCACTTGCTGCTCCGTGCCTCGGTGTTGATTGGCTGCCTGGCAGCGATCGCTATCATCATCGAGTCCATTCGATACTAATTGTTCAACCGATCACCGACCCAATGCCAGCAAGGGTATTGTTTGCTAGGAAAGTAGGCACCCTGATTTACTAAACCGCTTTCATCTAGATCACAGTTCC from Leptolyngbya sp. KIOST-1 encodes:
- a CDS encoding NfeD family protein; amino-acid sequence: MTLSTLSPSFGLTTFQGRGIVERTITPSTPGRVYFQASYWPARFLQPDASSDLHPGAPVEVVDTVTL